Proteins co-encoded in one Gossypium arboreum isolate Shixiya-1 chromosome 11, ASM2569848v2, whole genome shotgun sequence genomic window:
- the LOC108479294 gene encoding ribonuclease TUDOR 1-like gives MAASTASGTGWYKGRVKAVPSGDSLVIMALTSNRPGPPPEKTITLASLIAPRLARRGGVDEPFAWDSREYLRKLCIGKEVTFRVEYAVPSIGREFGSVYLGGDKNVAMLVVSEGWAKVREQGQQKGEASPFLAELLRLEEQAKQQGVGRWSKVPGAAEASIRNLPPSAIGDPSNLDAMGLLAANKGSPMQGIVEQVRDGSTVRVYLLPDFQFVQVFVAGIQAPSMGRRAAAETVVETDLTSDEQNGDASAEPRAALTSAQRLAASSTASSEVSPDPFGPEAKYFTEVRCLNREVRIVLEGVDKFSNLIGSVYYPEGDTAKDLALELVENGLAKYVEWSANMMEDDAKRRLKSAELQAKKARLRMWTNYVPPATNSKAIRDQNFTGKVVEVVSGDCIVVADDSIPYGSPLAERRVNLSSIRCPKMGNPRRVEKPTAYAREAREFLRTRLVGKQVSVQMEYSRKVPMADGAPAASADSRVMDFGSVFLLSSIKGDGDEVSAANASAAGSQQPGLNVAELVVGRGFGTVIRHRDFEERSNYYDALLAAESRAISGKKGIHSAKDPPVMHIQDLTMASAKKARDFLPFLNRGRIPAIVEYVLSGHRFKLLIPKETCSIAFSFSGVRCPGREEPYSDEAIALMRRKIMQRDVVVEVETVDRTGTFLGSLWESKTNVAVTLLEAGLAKLQTSFGSDRIPDAHLLEQAELSAKRKKLKIWENYVEGEEVSNGPATVENKQKELLQVVVTEILGGGKFYVQTVGDQRVSAIQKQLASLTIQEAPVIGAFNPKKGDIVLAQFSMDNSWNRAMIVNAPRGGVQSPTDNFEVFYIDYGNQEEVPYSQLRPLDPSLSASPGLAQLCSLAFLKVPSLDDEFGTEAAQFLSEQTMGSSLQFTAMIEERDVSGGKVKGKGTGTVLIVTLVAEKSDLSINAAMLQEGLARLEKRKRWESKDRKSVIDNLENFQEEAKTGRRGIWQYGDVDSDDDEDLPTLAAAAAKKTGAGRR, from the exons ATGGCGGCTTCAACTGCTAGTGGCACGGGATGGTACAAAGGGAGAGTCAAAGCAGTTCCATCGGGGGATAGCTTGGTGATAATGGCCTTGACCAGTAACAGGCCTGGACCTCCACCTGAGAAAACCATTACCTTGGCTTCTCTCATTGCTCCTAGACTG GCCCGAAGAGGAGGTGTTGATGAGCCATTTGCCTGGGACAGCAGAGAGTATTTGAGGAAGCTCTGCATTGGAAAG GAAGTCACTTTTAGAGTCGAATATGCAGTACCAAGCATAGGCCGAGAATTTGGGTCTGTTTACCTTGGTGGTGACAAAAATGTTGCAATGTTGGTTGTCTCTGAAGGCTGGGCTAAG GTTAGGGAACAAGGACAGCAGAAAGGGGAAGCAAGTCCTTTCCTTGCTGAATTGCTACGTCTTGAAGAACAGGCCAAACAACAAGGCGTGGGTCGATGGAGCAAG GTACCTGGTGCTGCTGAGGCTTCTATACGTAATTTACCTCCTTCTGCCATTGGTGACCCAAGTAACTTGGATGCCATGGGTCTTCTGGCTGCAAATAAGGGCAGTCCAATGCAAGGTATCGTTGAGCAGGTTCGCGATGGTAGTACTGTTCGAGTCTATTTGCTTCCAGATTTTCAGTTTGTGCAGGTCTTTGTTGCTGGTATCCAG GCCCCTTCAATGGGTAGAAGGGCTGCTGCCGAAACTGTTGTTGAAACAGATTTGACTTCTGATGAACAAAATGGAGATGCTTCAGCTGAGCCACGGGCTGCCTTAACATCGGCACAGAGGCTTGCTGCATCATCGACAGCTTCTTCTGAAGTTTCTCCTGATCCGTTTGGACCAGAAGCAAAATATTTTACAGAAGTTCGCTGTTTGAATAGAGAG GTTCGTATTGTCCTCGAAGGTGTAGACAAATTCAGCAATTTGATTGGGTCAGTTTATTATCCTGAAGGTGATACAGCAAAAGACCTCGCTTTGGAGCTTGTGGAAAAT GGTCTAGCAAAATATGTTGAATGGAGTGCTAATATGATGGAGGATGATGCCAAGCGGCGTTTGAAGTCTGCAGAGCTTCAAGCCAAGAAAGCTCGGCTGAGGATGTGGACAAACTATGTACCGCCAGCTACAAATTCCAAGGCAATTCGTGATCAAAACTTCACAGGAAAG GTTGTGGAGGTTGTTAGTGGGGACTGCATTGTTGTGGCTGATGATTCTATCCCTTATGGCAGTCCTCTTGCTGAGCGCCGAGTCAATCTTTCAAGCATTAGATGTCCAAAAATGGGCAATCCTCGAAGAGTTGAAAAGCCAACTGCCTATGCCCGTGAAGCAAGGGAATTTTTAAGAACACGCCTTGTAGGAAAACAG GTGAGTGTACAAATGGAATATTCCAGGAAAGTCCCCATGGCAGATGGAGCTCCTGCTGCATCTGCAGATTCAAGGGTAATGGATTTTGGCTCAGTCTTCCTCCTGTCTTCCATCAAGGGTGATGGTGATGAGGTTTCTGCAGCAAACGCATCTGCAGCTGGCAGCCAGCAGCCTGGCTTGAATGTGGCCGAGTTGGTTGTTGGACGTGGCTTTGGCACTGTGATAAGACATAGAGATTTTGAGGAAAGATCAAACTATTATGATGCCCTTCTGGCTGCTGAATCCCGTGCTATTTCTGGGAAGAAGGGAATTCATTCTGCGAAGGATCCTCCGGTCATGCACATTCAAGACCTTACAATG GCATCAGCCAAGAAAGCTAGGGATTTCCTGCCATTCCTGAATCGTGGCAGGATTCCAGCTATTGTGGAATATGTCCTTAGTGGTCATCGTTTCAAGTTGTTGATCCCAAAGGAAACTTGTAGCATTGCCTTTTCATTTTCTGGTGTCAGATGTCCTGGTCGCGAGGAGCCCTACTCAGATGAAGCCATAGCTCTGATGAGACGAAAGATCATGCAGAGAGATGTGGTG GTTGAAGTTGAAACTGTTGATAGAACTGGAACATTTTTGGGATCTTTGTGGGAATCAAAAACCAATGTGGCTGTGACGCTTCTTGAGGCTGGCCTGGCTAAGCTACAAACTTCATTTGGTAGTGATAGGATTCCTGATGCTCATCTTCTTGAACAGGCTGAGCTATCTGCCAAGAGGAAGAAGCTGAAA ATTTGGGAGAACTATGTTGAAGGAGAGGAAGTTTCCAATGGACCTGCCACTGTTGAAAACAAGCAAAAAGAACTGCTACAG GTGGTGGTTACAGAAATATTGGGTGGCGGAAAATTTTATGTCCAGACAGTGGGAGATCAGAGAGTATCAGCTATCCAAAAACAGCTTGCATCTTTAACTATCCAAGAAGCTCCTGTGATTGGTGCCTTTAACCCTAAGAAGGGTGACATCGTCCTTGCTCAGTTTAGTATGGATAATTCCTGGAATCGTGCAATG ATTGTCAATGCACCTCGAGGAGGAGTTCAATCTCCTACTGACAACTTTGAAGTGTTTTATATTGATTATGGGAATCAAGAGGAGGTTCCATACAGTCAATTACGACCTCTTGATCCTTCATTATCAGCGTCTCCTGGGCTTGCTCAGCTATGTAGTCTTGCATTCCTTAAAGTTCCGAGCCTGGATGATGAATTTGGTACCGAAGCTGCTCAGTTTTTGAGTGAGCAGACAATGGGAAGCTCACTGCAGTTTACTGCTATGATAGAGGAAAGGGATGTTTCTGGCGGAAAAGTCAAGGGAAAAGGAACTGGCACCGTTCTCATTGTAACTCTCGTTGCTGAGAAGTCAGACCTTAGCATTAATGCTGCAATGCTCCAG GAGGGACTAGCTAGGTTGGAGAAAAGGAAGAGATGGGAATCCAAGGATAGAAAATCGGTGATTGACAACTTA